The bacterium genome segment AGCCAAGGACATTCTGGTGCAGGCGATTCAACGCACCAACATCAGCCACGTGGTCGAATCCACCGTCTCCGTCGTGCGCCTGCCCAACGATGACATGAAGGGCCGCATCATCGGCCGTGAAGGCCGCAACATCCGCTCATTCGAGGCGGTCACCGGCATCGAGGTGCTGATCGACGACACGCCCGACGTGGTGATGCTCTCCGGCTTCGATCCGGTGCGCCGCGAAGTCGCCAAACTCTCGCTGGAGAAATTGATCACCGACGGCCGCATTCATCCCGGCCGCATCGAAGAAGTGGTCGAAAAGACGCGCAGCGAAGTCGAGGAACTCATCCGCGAAGCCGGCGAACAGGCCATGCTGGAAGTGGGCCTGCACGGCCTGCACGTGGAGCTGATCCGGCTGCTGGGCAAGCTCAAGTATCGCAGCAGCGAGGGGCAAAACTTGCTGCAGCACAGCATCGAGACCGCGCTGATTGCCGGCGTGATCTCAGCCGAAGTCGGCCTGGAAACCCAGGTCGTCAAACGCGGGGCGCTGTTGCACGAGATCGGCGCGGCGGTCGAACGGGAAACCGACACCAGCGCCGCGGAAATGGGTGCGGCATTGGCGCGGCGCTACGGCGAAAACGAAGCGGTGGAGAACGCCATTCTGTTCGCCAACAATCCCAATCGCAACGGCCAGATGCTGACCGTGGCCTCCATCCTGGTGGCCACGGCGAATGAGATTTCGCTGTCGCGGCCGGGCGCGCAAAAGGAAACGCTGGCCAACTACTTTCAGCGCATGTCGGCGCTGGAGACCATCTCGAACTCGTTTCCCGGCGTGATCCGCACCTATGCGCTGCAGGCCGGGCGCGAGATTCGCGTGATCGTCGAACACACCAAAGTGGATGACGCCCGCGCCGAGCAGATGGCGGTGGACATTGCCCGCAAGATTCAACAAAACGTTCACTACCCGGGCCAGATTCGCGTCACCATCGTGCGCGAATACCGGGCAGTGGATTTCGCCAAGTGAATTTCCTCTTGTAAATTTGGTTTTTTAGCCTATATTCCGGGTGTTTCGAGAATCTCCAAGCAAATTCCCGCAGGATGATGAAAGAAAACGAAGCGTGGACGCTCCTCTTTATCGCGGATATTATCGGCAAGCCCGGCTTGGAGATTGTCGCCCGCCTGTTGCCCGGATTGCAGCAGCAGTATCAGCCGGATCTGGTCATCGCCAACGGTGAAAACGCCGCGGAAGGCAAGGGTATCACTGCCGCGCTCGCCAAACAATATCGCGCGCTCGGCATCGATGTCATTACCGGCGGCAACCACACGTGGGAAAATCCGGAAGTCTTCAAGGTCTGGCAAAAGGACGAGGAGCTGAGCAGCCGCGTGCTGCGGCCGGCGAATTACCCGCCGCCCAATCCCGGGCGCGGCTACACGCTGGTTGATATCGAAGAAGGCATCAAAGCCGCGGTGATCAATCTGCAGGGCCGCACCTATCTGTACGCGATCGACTGCCCGTTCCGCACGGCGGATGAAATCCTGCGCCGCATCGACCGCCAGGCCAGCGTCGTGATCGTCGATTTTCACGCCGAAGCCACCGCCGAAAAGATGGCATTGGCCTGGCATCTGGACGGCCGCGTCAGCGCCGTCATCGGCACGCACACCCACGTGCCGACCGCGGATGAGCAGATTCTGCCCGGCGGCACGGCATATCTCACCGACCTGGGCATGACCGGCCCATTCGACTCGGTGATCGGCATGAAAAAAGAAACCGCCATCAAGCGGTTCATGCGAGGCGTGCCCATGCGTTTCGAAGTCGCCAGCGGCAATGTCCGGTTGTGCGGCGCCCTGATCCGCATCAGCAAAGAGACGATGAAGGCGGTCAGCATCGAACGGTTGTTTCTGCAGTAGCCTGCGGCCGGCAACGGCGCGCAGGCCAAAAGAGAGTGGCCATGTCCGCAGTTCTGATCGACGGTAAGCGCATTGCTGAGCAAGTCAAGGCCGAGCTCATTGAAAAAATTCAGGCACTCAAGCAGAAGCAGGTGACGCCCGGTTTGGCTGCGGTGCTGGTGGGTGATGATCCCGCCTCCGCGGTCTATGTCGGCGCGAAGGCGAAAATGTGCGAGAGCTTGGGCCTTTATTCCAAAGTCTACAAACTGGAGCGCGCCACCCCGCAGTCCGCACTGCTGGAGTTGATTGCGCAGCTCAATCGCGACGCGGCGGTTCACGGTATTTTGGTGCAATTGCCTCTGCCCCCGCAGATCGACCCGCAAGGCGTGCTCGCCGCCCTCGCGCCGGAGAAAGACGTGGATGGCTTCACGCCGGTGAATCG includes the following:
- the rny gene encoding ribonuclease Y; translated protein: MTITAIVLIVAALGAGILTGWLLRQKIGRERSAHAEATARHLVAEATQEAENLKQAKLLEVRDELFQKRQDLEQEIKSRRQQIQKQESQLAARETSLDRKVDLLNQKKQELAKLEENLRSREASFKLQAQELDRLIAEENKKLEQISGLTNEEAKRIQLNNFLELAKQEAAQTVKEIKDHARMVASREAKDILVQAIQRTNISHVVESTVSVVRLPNDDMKGRIIGREGRNIRSFEAVTGIEVLIDDTPDVVMLSGFDPVRREVAKLSLEKLITDGRIHPGRIEEVVEKTRSEVEELIREAGEQAMLEVGLHGLHVELIRLLGKLKYRSSEGQNLLQHSIETALIAGVISAEVGLETQVVKRGALLHEIGAAVERETDTSAAEMGAALARRYGENEAVENAILFANNPNRNGQMLTVASILVATANEISLSRPGAQKETLANYFQRMSALETISNSFPGVIRTYALQAGREIRVIVEHTKVDDARAEQMAVDIARKIQQNVHYPGQIRVTIVREYRAVDFAK
- a CDS encoding TIGR00282 family metallophosphoesterase, with the protein product MMKENEAWTLLFIADIIGKPGLEIVARLLPGLQQQYQPDLVIANGENAAEGKGITAALAKQYRALGIDVITGGNHTWENPEVFKVWQKDEELSSRVLRPANYPPPNPGRGYTLVDIEEGIKAAVINLQGRTYLYAIDCPFRTADEILRRIDRQASVVIVDFHAEATAEKMALAWHLDGRVSAVIGTHTHVPTADEQILPGGTAYLTDLGMTGPFDSVIGMKKETAIKRFMRGVPMRFEVASGNVRLCGALIRISKETMKAVSIERLFLQ